The Chitinophaga niabensis genome segment TGCATCCTTAAATTCCTTCATTACCTTTTCCAATTCTTCGTGGCTGGTGTTCTTAGGGAGCACTTTCAGATTTTTGGCTCTCTCATGCTCCTGCTGCTGTGGCAGCGAAAGTGAGCAAAGTGTAACTGAAAGCAATACCGTTGCCATAAGTACAATACTGTTCTTCCTTTTCATACGTACGATTTTAATTGAGTTAGTCTATATTTTGATAAAAGGGGCTATGTTAATATAGTAAAAGTAATACAAGTTGTCACTTTTATATTTGAAAATTAAAGTATTACATTGAGTTAATACTATGAAACTACGTTTTAGTCCTCTATATTTCAGCCTCGCCGTTCTGATATTTGTTATTGAAGTCCTGATCGCAGCCTATCTCCATGATGGATTTATCCGGCCCTATGCGGGAGATTTCCTGGTGGTTATCCTGATCTACTGTTTTGTGCGCAGCTTTGTTCAGGCACCTGTTGTACCAGTGGCGCTGGCTGTGCTGGCATTCTCCTATCTCGTGGAAACCTTGCAGTACTTTAACCTGGTAAAGCTTCTTGGGCTTGAACATTCGCGGATAGCCAATATCGTTATCGGCAATTATTTCACCTGGGTAGATATAATTGCT includes the following:
- a CDS encoding ribosomal maturation YjgA family protein — its product is MKLRFSPLYFSLAVLIFVIEVLIAAYLHDGFIRPYAGDFLVVILIYCFVRSFVQAPVVPVALAVLAFSYLVETLQYFNLVKLLGLEHSRIANIVIGNYFTWVDIIAYTLGIGFTIFIEKFRNYGRP